One window from the genome of Lycium ferocissimum isolate CSIRO_LF1 unplaced genomic scaffold, AGI_CSIRO_Lferr_CH_V1 ctg8658, whole genome shotgun sequence encodes:
- the LOC132045941 gene encoding uncharacterized protein LOC132045941: MDSRGDFNLILKADEKLGGLPVHLSKTGDFGHFVNNCGLMELKFSGSRYTWWNGRTEEDCIFKRLDRVFGNQEFMDLFPSFDVSHLIRHGSDHAPLHVVCDSQEEVVVKPFKFLNFWSQHPKFLELVQDNWCLDFAANPFTEFQANMKKMKLALAKWSNDTYGNIFLQISTIDYGIKVKELQFELNPSMLHRTDLPKAQAELNSYLHLEEEYWKQKSGMRWFKDGDRNTKFFHSYVKGRRKKLAWQRI; encoded by the coding sequence ATGGATAGTAGGGGAGACTTTAATTTAATTCTAAAAGCTGACGAGAAGCTAGGGGGTCTACCTGTTCACTTGTCTAAAACTGGTGACTTTGGTCATTTTGTTAATAACTGTGGTCTGATGGAATTGAAATTCTCTGGTAGTAGATATACTTGGTGGAATGGCAGAACTGAAGAGGATTGCATTTTCAAAAGGCTTGACAGAGTTTTTGGAAATCAGGAGTTCATGGATCTTTTCCCATCATTTGATGTCTCACATCTTATAAGGCATGGATCAGATCATGCCCCTCTCCATGTTGTGTGTGATAGTCAAGAGGAGGTGGTTGTTAAGCCTTTTAAGTTCCTAAATTTTTGGTCTCAACATCCAAAATTTTTGGAATTGGTTCAAGATAACTGGTGCTTGGATTTTGCAGCAAATCCTTTCACTGAGTTTCAGGCTAACATGAAAAAGATGAAACTGGCTTTGGCAAAGTGGAGTAACGACACATATGGCAATATTTTTCTGCAAATCTCAACCATAGATTATGGTATCAAGGTGAAGGAACTACAGTTTGAATTAAATCCTTCCATGTTGCATAGAACAGATTTACCTAAAGCTCAGGCTGAGTTAAATAGCTACTTGCATCTTGAAGAAGAATATTGGAAGCAGAAGTCTGGTATGAGGTGGTTCAAGGATGGTGATAGAAatactaagttctttcactCCTATGTCAAAGGAAGAAGGAAGAAACTGGCATGGCAGAGGATCTAG